In one Polycladomyces zharkentensis genomic region, the following are encoded:
- a CDS encoding AbrB/MazE/SpoVT family DNA-binding domain-containing protein yields the protein MKTVKITSKGQMTLPKEFRDALGVSEGDQLILFRKGKQVILQSAKEFQKRVEELERQFEKEALEAGLTKEDYESIQNDRSDYAEEYMNRLKGEE from the coding sequence GTCAAAATTACATCGAAAGGGCAGATGACCCTGCCGAAGGAGTTCCGAGATGCACTGGGAGTAAGTGAAGGGGATCAGTTGATTCTGTTTCGCAAAGGCAAACAGGTGATCTTGCAAAGTGCCAAAGAGTTTCAGAAGCGGGTGGAGGAGCTAGAGCGTCAATTCGAGAAGGAAGCATTGGAGGCGGGGCTTACCAAAGAGGATTATGAATCGATTCAAAACGACCGTTCCGACTATGCAGAGGAATACATGAATCGCTTGAAGGGAGAGGAGTAA